In Spinacia oleracea cultivar Varoflay chromosome 5, BTI_SOV_V1, whole genome shotgun sequence, a single window of DNA contains:
- the LOC110784696 gene encoding uncharacterized protein: MSNLTKLEFAALDITGKNYLSWVLDAEIHLDAKDLGDTIKEGNKATSQNKAKAMIFLRHHLHEGLKIEYLTVKDPQILWSNLKERYDHQKTVILPKARYDWLHLRLQDFKSVSEYNSAMFRITSQLKLCGEKITDAEMLEKTYSTFHANNIVLQTQYREKGFKKYSELISCLLVAEKNNELLMKNHESRPTGSTPFPEVNVTSHNGKEKYHANNSGRGRGQRRGRGRGYGYGQGRVRGGSFKNSYPHQKWDNKDGNKQEKDKSENMTNVCYRCGGKGHWSRTCRTPKHLVELYQQSLKQKGKKVETNLVYEDGEGDFDCGNTTHLEVADFLTTPEGNN, translated from the coding sequence ATGTCGAACCTCACAAAACTTGAATTTGCGGCCCTTGATATTACTGGAAAGAACTATTTGTCTTGGGTGTTAGATGCCGAAATTCACCTAGATGCAAAGGACCTTGGTGATACAATCaaagaaggaaataaagcaACAAGTCAAAACAAAGCTAAGGCTATGATATTTCTTCGCCATCACCTCCATGAGGGTCTTAAGATTGAGTACTTGACTGTAAAAGATCCACAAATCCTTTGGAGTAATCTAAAGGAGAGGTATGACCACCAGAAAACTGTGATATTGCCTAAAGCTCGTTATGATTGGTTACATTTAAGACTACAAGACTTTAAGTCTGTAAGTGAATATAACTCAGCTATGTTCAGAATTACTTCACAATTGAAGTTATGTGGAGAGAAAATCACTGATGCAGAAATGTTAGAGAAAACATACTCTACCTTTCACGCAAATAACATTGTCCTGCAGACACAATACCGTGAAAAGGGATTTAAGAAATATTCTGAACTTATATCTTGTCTCCTTGTGGCTGAGAAAAACAACGAGCTATTAATGAAAAATCACGAATCCCGTCCAACTGGCTCTACTCCATTCCCTGAAGTGAATGTGACATCCCATAATGGGAAAGAAAAATATCATGCCAACAATAGCGGCCGAGGACGTGGTCAAAGACGTGGACGTGGACGTGGATATGGATATGGTCAAGGTCGAGTCCGAGGTGGTTCTTTCAAGAACTCGTATCCCCACCAGAAGTGGGACAATAAAGATGGTAACAAACAAGAGAAAGATAAAAGCGAGAATATGACCAATGTATGTTatcgatgtggaggaaaaggtCATTGGTCTCGTACATGTCGTACACCAAAACACCTGGTTGAGCTTTATCAACAATCATTGAAGCAAAAGGGAAAGAAAGTAGAAACAAATCTTGTGTACGAAGATGGCGAAGGTGACTTTGATTGTGGCAATACAACTCACCTGGAAGTTGCTGATTTTCTCACCACCCCTGAAGGGAATAATTAA